A part of Larimichthys crocea isolate SSNF chromosome VII, L_crocea_2.0, whole genome shotgun sequence genomic DNA contains:
- the dharma gene encoding dharma isoform X1 — protein sequence MDGTSRVSDFSIDRILSPQLGHKQPAMEFSPDGYLYGLPGGFSLDSGTLRAPAPVPVPVPVPVPGCLQYRGMGFGEAYCPYGAGFHHSSMYPNSGVYVHFGSSSPDSAGKLWLQLLHFNRNRLTFHHRHEKTFLTHVSLPPDAQQLAGYHGYHQAGVSAQSQLRQKSRMRTVFTDSQTKRLEALFELTDYPAVEARAEVARSTGLSEETVRVWFKNRRARRKRQRSGSKVKSPSPPRGAAAEMKLFTSVL from the exons CCGGCCATGGAGTTCTCCCCGGACGGGTATCTGTACGGGCTCCCCGGCGGGTTCAGCCTGGACTCCGGGACTCTCAGAGCTCCTGCTCCGGTCCCAGTGCCGGTGCCGGTGCCGGTGCCAGGCTGCCTGCAGTACCGAGGGATGGGCTTTGGAGAGGCGTATTGCCCGTACGGAGCAGGCTTCCATCACAGCAGCATGTATCCAAACTCTGGAGTGTACGTGCACTTCGGCAGCAGCAGTCCGGACTCTGCAGGTAAACTTTGGCTCCAGCTTCTTCACTTTAACCGGAACCGTTTAACGTTTCATCACCGTCACGAGAAAACTTTCCTAACTCACGTGTCTCTCCCTCCAGATGCTCAGCAGTTGGCgggttaccatggttaccaccAAGCCGGGGTGTCCGCGCAGTCGCAGCTTCGTCAGAAGTCCCGGATGAGGACGGTGTTCACCGACAGTCAGACCAAGAGGCTCGAGGCGCTGTTCGAGCTCACCGACTACCCGGCGGTGGAGGCGCGAGCCGAGGTGGCGAGGAGCACCGGGCTGAGCGAGGAGACAGTCAGG gtCTGGTTTAAGAACCGCAGAGCCCGCAGGAAGCGGCAGCGCAGCGGCTCCAAAGTCAAGTCTCCGTCCCCGCCCCGCGGCGCTGCAGCGGAGATGAAACTCTTCACCTCCGTCCTCTGA